A stretch of DNA from Streptosporangiales bacterium:
CGGCGACGGTCCCCACGAGACAGCCGGCGACTACTACCCTTGGACAAGACATCCTCCTGATGAGTGGTTGGGACACCAAGCCCGTTTACCCCATCAGGGGGATGTCCTGATCTCCAACCATCCGTTCAGGTCTTTACTACGAGCAGGTCAGCGCGGGAAGGTGGTGTCGAGGAGGCGCAGCAGCGGGGTGGCCTTGACCGCGGTCTCCTCGTACTCGGCGGCGGGATCGGAGTCGGCGACGATCGCGCCGCCGACCCCGTAGCGGACGGAGCCCGGCGATAGTACGACGGTGCGGATCACCATCGCCAGGTCGAGAGCGCCGTCGATGCCGAACCAGCCGAAGACACCCGAGTACACCCCCCGCGCGCCGGCCTCGAGCTCGTCGAGGATCTCCATCGTGCGCAGCTTCGGCGCACCGGTCATCGACCCGCCGGGGAAGGCGGCTCGCACGCAGTCGATCGCCGACCGGTCGGCGCGCAGCCGGGCCCGCACGGTGCTCACCAGTTGGTGCACGGTCGCGTACGACTCGACGTCGAAGAGCCCGGTGACCTCGACGGAGCCGGGCCGGGCGACCCGCGCGAGGTCGTTGCGGACGAGGTCGACGATCATCAGGTTCTCCGCGCGGTCCTTGGAGCTCGCCGCCAGCTCGGCCGCGAGGCCGGCGTCCTCGGCGACGTCCGACCCGCGCGGCCTGGTGCCCTTGATGGGCCGCGACTCCGCGACGCCGGCGGCCGACACCGCGAGGAACCGTTCCGGTGACGTGCTCAGCACGGTGCGGTCGCCGAACCTGAGGTACCCCGCGTACGGGGCGGGCGCGGCGCGGCGCAGGAACCGGTACGCCTCCCACGGGTCCAGGTCGACGCTCGCCTCGGCGAGGTTGGTCAGGCACACCTCGTACGTGTCACCGGCGGCGATGGCGTCCTGGCAGCGTTCGACGAGGGCGAGGTACGCGGCGCGGCCGTGCCGCAGCCGCAGCCGCGCGCGCCCGGACGGCCGGGTCACGGCAGGTGCGGAGCGTTCCAGGGACGCGAGGCGCCTACGCATGCCGGCGAACCACGCGCTGACCTCGGCCGAGCCGTCATCGAGCGCCGCGAGGTAGGCGCGGCCGCCCGCGGTGTCGACCGCGAGCATCCGGTCGGCGAAGAGCAGCGCGGCGTCC
This window harbors:
- the pabB gene encoding aminodeoxychorismate synthase component I, with the translated sequence MSPLRLRVDALDFSVDAEAAFAACFRDSPHAFWLDSSRPGDSRAHWSFLGDASGPYARVVTADVWAGTVTERSGGDTWTKQEPFFDWLAREHRRDDVDVSGVDLPFRLGWVGYLGYELKAECGGARVHRSPDPDAALLFADRMLAVDTAGGRAYLAALDDGSAEVSAWFAGMRRRLASLERSAPAVTRPSGRARLRLRHGRAAYLALVERCQDAIAAGDTYEVCLTNLAEASVDLDPWEAYRFLRRAAPAPYAGYLRFGDRTVLSTSPERFLAVSAAGVAESRPIKGTRPRGSDVAEDAGLAAELAASSKDRAENLMIVDLVRNDLARVARPGSVEVTGLFDVESYATVHQLVSTVRARLRADRSAIDCVRAAFPGGSMTGAPKLRTMEILDELEAGARGVYSGVFGWFGIDGALDLAMVIRTVVLSPGSVRYGVGGAIVADSDPAAEYEETAVKATPLLRLLDTTFPR